GTTGCCGTCGTCAGAATCGGAATGGCTGGCCGTGCCGACGGCGGACCCCGTCGCGACCCCGCAGAGCAATAGTATTCCGAGCAGGGTACAGAAGGCAATGCGGCGCATGTCTCGCACAGTGCACCGTACCGATTAAAGTGTTGTCGTGAGCGGTTTGTAATTAGTCCGCAGCCCGGCCGCTCGAGTCGCCCGTCTCGAGCTCTTCGGCGTCGGGTCGTTCGGCCGTGGGAAGCGAGTCGCGAAAGCGGTCGACGACCGAGCGGGCTTCGGCGAGCTCCGGTTCGCTGATGGCGCCCAGCAGGGCCAGCGCGCGCCGTGCGCGGGTCCGACGCCAGGATTCCTCGCGGTATTCGTACGTGCGGATCCCCCGGAGAAAGTCCGCCTTGGAGAACTCCGGCCAGTAGGGCGTACAGAAGAAGACGGCGGCTTCGTTGCCGTTCGCGTGCCAGGGAAGGAAGTTCGAGGTCCGTTCGTCGCCACCGGTCCGGATGATCAGGTCGACGTCCCGCACCGGCTGGTCGTACAGTCGCCGTTCGATCTCCTCGACGCCGATGTCGTCGGGCTCGAGATCGCCGTCAGCGACCCCGTCGGCGACGCTGCGGGTGGCGTTGAGGAGCCGCGACCGGCCGCCGTACGCGAGCGCGATGTTCAGGACGAATCGATCGTAGCCTCGAGTCTGCCGCTCAGCGTAGTCGACCGCATCCTGGACTCGCTCCGGGAGCATGTCGGTCTCGCCGATCGCGCGAATACAGACCTCGTTCTCGTGGACGCGATCGGCCTCCGCGAACTCGCGGAGTTTCTCGCAGAGGAGATCGAACAGGGCCTCGTTTTCTTCCTCCGGGCGCTCGAAGTTCTCCGTCGAGAACGCGTACAGCGTCAGTTCCTCGACGCCGATGTCCTGACACCACTCGAGCACGCGCTCGGTCGTCTGGGCACCGGCACGGTGCCCGTCGTGGGCGTCATCACCCTGTCTCCGGGCGTACCGTCGGTTACCGTCCTGAATCACCGCGACGTGGGTCGGTGCGCCGGAGATCTCCCTGGAGAGCAGGCGCTCGTATGCCGCGTCGACGCGCTGACGGAGCCACCGCTTCATTACTCGAATTAAAGTCAGCGGCGACTATGTGTCTTGTGTGTGAGGGGGTGGCATCGAGAACGTGCGATGCTCGTACCGATCACGGTGCTGTGAACCCATCAGTTCCCGTCGAACGACGGGTTATTCGGGATCCCGGAATCGTGACGGCTATGAGTCCGGCGATGCTCGGATCTGACAATGGCAGACACGAACTCCGACGCGCTCGACGAAGATCTCTACCAGCGCACCAAGGCACTGCTCGAGCCCGGCGACATCGCCCTCAACGGGGCGGTCGTCCACACCGACTACGACGGGCAGGAAGACGTCAAGATGATGCAGGCGACGATCGACGTCGGCGACGTTATCGCCGAACACTCCGGGCACGACCCGACCGATTGCTACGTCTACTCGGGCAACGACGACCCCGATTTCTCCTCGAACCAGCATCAGGGGCTGACCCTCGAGGACGAGGAATTCGTCTGGGAGTGCCAGCAACTGCTCCGTGAGGGCAGCTTCGACATCGTCATCTACTACGAAGCGAGCGCGGACCACGAGGCGATCCTCGAGGACATTCGGGAACTGGGCTTCGACGTGACGGGCGTCGAAGGGGAGGACTAATTCGGACGCGACGAGGCCTGTCGCTCCGTCCTCGCCTCGTCGGTACCGCCTGGACGAGAAACGCTGTCACTGCGTGGATCGGTGGGTAGACTATCGTCGACGGGTTTCGACCGAGTCCGCCGGAGGGATATCGAGCGGTCACGAGACGGCGTAAGGGAACCGTCTCCGGTCTGCTTATACTGTGGCAGTCCCGAGAGCCCCGTATGAGCACGGACGTCGACCTCACGGAACGCGAGCGGGCGGTCGTCAACGCCTTTCAGGGCGGATTTCCCGTCGTGGAACGGCCCTTCGAGCCGGCCGCGACAGCCATGCGCGACCGCGGGGTCGACATCGACGCGTCGGAACTGCTCGAGATCGTTCGCGACCTCGACGAGCGGGGCGTCCTCTCCCGATTCGGGTCGCTCGTCAACGCCCAGGAGATCGGCGGCGCGGCGACCCTCGTCGCCATGCACGCCCCCGACGACCGGTTCGACGAGATCGTCGATCAGGTCAACGACCACCGCGAGGTGGCCCACAACTACGAGCGCGAACATCCGCACCTGAACGTCTGGTTCGTCGTGAGCGTCGCCGAGGAGGACCGCGTCGAGGAGGTGCTGGCCGAAATCGAAGCCGAAACGGGACAGGAAACGTACAACCTGCCCAAACGGCAGGAGTTCCGCGTCGAGGCCAAGTTCTACGTCGACGGGCCGTTCGACGGCGACGGGGACGTCGACGCCGCCGGAATCGACTGCACCGAACTCGGACCGGATGTCACGCCGACCGACGAGTCCGCGCTCTCACCGGCCGAACGGGACCTCGTCCTCGAGATCCAGGACGGCTTCCCCCTGACCGAAACGCCGTACGCGGACATAGCGGAGGCGATCGGCCAGGACGTCCAGTGGGTGCTCGAGACGATCGCGCGATTCGATCGCGAGGGGAAGATCCGACGGATCGGCGTCGTACCGAACCACTACGCGCTGGGCTACACGGAGAACGGAATGACGGTCTGGAACGTCCCGGACGAGGTCGTTCCCCAAGTCGGCCCCGACGTCGCCTCGCTGCCGTTCGTGACGCACTGTTACCGGCGGCCGCGCCACGAGGGGGTCTGGCCGTACAACTTCTTCGCGATGACCCACGGCCGCAGCGAAGAAGAGAGCCAGCGACGCATCGAACAGGTTCGCGATACCATGAGCGAGCACTGGGACGTGGCCGACGGGGACTGGGATTCGCTGTTTTCGACGCAAATATTGAAGAAGACCGGCATTCGGATGGCAGCGCGCGCCGATGCGAACACGAGGGAGCGGTAACGCCGGGTAGTTCGACTCGATCGACCACAATGATACCACTACTGCACGATTTCACGGACGCGACGGTGCTCGTCGTCGGCGGCGGTCCGGTCGGGGCCCGGAAAGCGCGACGGTTCGCCCGCGAGGCGCAGGTGGTCGTCGTCAGCCCCGCCTTCGCGGATCGGGACTTCGACGAGGCCGAACTGATTCGTGCCGCACCGACCGCCGACGAGATCCCGGCGTGGCTCGAGCGAACGACGCCCGCGCTGGTCGTCGCCGCGACGGACGACGAGGCGATCAACGAGGCCGTCGCCGATGCGGCCCGCGAGCGAGGCGTGCTCGTCAACCGGGCGGATCGGTCGGGAGAGCGCGAGGTTGACAGCGTCGTCGTTCCCGCGACCGTACGCGAGGATCCGGTGACCGTCGCGGTCGCGACCGGCGGGACGGCACCCGCACTGAGCAAGTATCTCCGGCAGGAACTCGAGGGGACGCTCGACGGAGCCGGCGAGATGGCACGGGTCTGTGCGGGATTGCGCGAGGAGCTCAAGGCGCGCGACGTGGCCGTCGACCGACGGCGGGAGATCGTTACGGATGTCGTCAATTCTCCGGATGTTTGGACAGCTTTACGTACGGGTACTTCCAACTGTCCGCAAGTGATCGAGGACGTGCTCGGCGAGGAGCTAGCAACCGAGGGGGATCGGCCGTGATGTCGACCGGGGTCGTGACTGCCGGGCGGGTAACCCACAGGAGTGGAAACGTCGACCAACTGGCTGCCGTCAGCCCCGAGAGTCAGGACGCCGCAGTCGCGGCACTCCTGACCGTTCCCGACATCGAAGAGGCGTACGTCCTCTCGACGTGCAATCGGGTCGAGGCGTACGTCGTCGGCTCGGACCACGCCGTCGGCCGCGCCGCCCTCGAGGAATTTTTCGCCGGTATCGACGACGAGGCCATCGTGACGACCGACCACGACGAGAGTCTCCGGCATCTGCTTCGGGTGGCCGCCGGGCTCGAGTCCGTGATCCTCGGCGAGGATCAGATCATCGGCCAGGTCCGGACCGCCTACGAGGACGCCCGCGACGCCGACGGCATCGGCTCGATGCTCGAATCCGCCGTCACGAAGGCGATTCACGTCGGCGAACGGGCCCGTACCGAGACCGAAATCAACGAAGGCGTCGTGTCGCTGGGTTCGGCCGCGACGCGACGCGTTGCAAAGGAGATCGATCTCGAGGGTGCGTTCTCACTGGTCGTCGGGGCCGGCGAGATGGGACAGCTCGCCGCGCGCAGTCTGGCCGCGGCCGGCGTCGACGAACTCGTCGTCGCCAACCGAACGGTCGCCCACGCGGAACACCTCATCGACGACATTACGGACGAGACCGACGTCACGGCGACGGCCGCACCGCTCGAGGCACTCGATACCGTCGCGACCCGTGCCGACGTCGTCGTGGCGGCAACCGGTAGCGAGGAACCGGTACTCGAGCGTCGCCATTTCGCGGACGGCGACGCGACCGGGGCCGAACCGGAGCAGGTGGTCGTCGACCTCGGGCAGCCCCGCGACGTCGCCCCGGCGGCGACCGCGCTACCCTCGGTGTGCGTCTTCGACCTGGACGACCTCGAGTCGATCACCGACGAGACCCGCGAGCAGCGAGCCGACGCCGCTCGCGAGGTTGAGGCGATTATCGACCGCGAATTCGACCTGCTCTGCGAGCAGTACAAGCGGGCCCGCGCCGACGAGGCGATCGCGGCGATGTACGAATCGGCGGAGCGGATCAAGGAACGGGAGGTCGACACCGCGCTGTCACACTTCGACGGCGAGGTTACCGAGGACCAGCGCGAGGTCGTCGAATCGATGGCCGACTCGCTGGTCAACCAGTTGCTCGCTCCGCCGACGAAGAGTCTACGGGAGGCGGCCGCCGAGGACGACTGGAGTACGATCCATACCGCGCTCCAGCTGTTCAATCCGGAGTTCGACGCGGACGACGGCGCGTTCGCACCACCCACAGCCGTCACCGGCGCGAACGGCGAGGCGGGGATCGGCGCGACTGACGACGATTGATCGGAGCGCGACGCTCGAGCGGTGAGTAACTCGTTTCAACGACTACTATAGATTTTCGGACGATTCGACTCGATAGTCAGTGTACCGTTCGGTATCGGGTTCTGCAGTTACTCCGCACGGCAGAATAGACCGTCCCAGATCCGCCGCTCTCACTGCAGAGTCAGCCGCGTCGAAGCCGCGTTATCGATTCGGTGCGCCGTACTCGACGTGGACCGTCGGGACGCTCGAGGAGTCGGGTGCTTCGGTCCCGTTCCAGTCGACGAGGCGGACGTTCGCCATCTGGCCGGAGAAGCGGAATCGCTGAACGCCAACGTCGATCGAACCCTCGGCGACGCCGCCGGCGACGACCGTTCCCTCGGCGACGGGATCGTCGGCGAGCATCTCGAGGTCGCCGTCGACAGCGATCTCGTAGTTCGATGGAACGCCGCGTCCGACGATCGTCACGAGGTTGGGAAGCGTACTATCCGTTGCAGCCGCGTCAGTTCGGTTCTCGACCGATGTGTCGCGTGCCATGCTTCGATAAGCCGAACATCCCGGCATAAGCTTTCTTGTCGAAAAAACGGTAAGAAAGCGTGACTATGGCGACTGAGCTACTACTAGCCGACAACGGGAGTTGCCGGGCCAACGTTTAGGATCGGTAGTGTAGTCGGGACTATCGAATGCTCGAACTCTACCAGGCGGAGAGCTGTCCTCACAGCGCGGACGTCCGGCAAAAACTGACCGATCTCGGCGTCTCGTACGTAATTCACAACCCTCGACGGCCCGGCAACGAGGGTGGCGACGTACGCAACGACTGGACCCACGAGGCGATGATTGACCTCGGCGGCGAAGACGCGATTCCGTTTCTCGTCGACACCGACCGCGAAGAATCCCTCTACGAGAGCGACGAAATCGTCGACTACCTCGAGGAACACTACGGGTAGCGAGCGTCGGTTCCGCGGGTTCGAAGCGCGCGACGCGATCGCTCAGTCGCGGGACGGGACCAGATCGCGGAGGAGGATCTCGCTCGGGACGGCAGGCGTCGTCGGAGGGCGGATCGACTCGCTCGAGTCGATCGTGTGACCCGTGTCCACGTGGTGGGCGATGGCCGCACGAGAGCGGTCGCTCCGAGACGGCTCGTCGGCGGCGGACGTACTCCAGTCACAGTCGAGACAGTACTTCATCGTGCGTTCCTCACCCACCGGGCTCCCGAAGCCCTTTCGGTCCCGCCGTCGCTATCGATCCGGTGCGAGCGACCGAGCGGGAGCGCGGAACTGCAGGGTTCGCGCCCGCCTCGAATTCGGGACGCGTAGCGGTCGAAAATCGCAGAGCGATTCTCGCCCACAGCAGACGTGGAACCCACGCCTGCGGACGCCGCGCACGGCCCGTGAACAGACGGGTGCAACGCACCCGTGAGGAGAAATCGGCTGGAAAGGCGAGGCTATTCGCAGTTGCCGCGGTCGCAGAACCGCTGCTTTCGTCCCGTTCCTCGAGTACGCCGTTCGAAAAACGCGTTGATTACCCGCCCGTGAGCCGTTCAATACAGTTCGTCGAACGAGCGGACGCGGTAGTCGCCCAGCACGCACTGACCCCGCCGTTCGTGACCGACCCGTTCGACGTGGATCGCATCGAGGCCGGCGTTCCAGGCCGCGCCGACGTCGTTCGCCCCGTCACCGGCGAGGACGCCCAGGTGGCCGTTGTGAGCGACACCGAGGTCGGTCATCACCCGCTGGACGGGTCCCGGATCGGGCTTCCAGCCCGTCTCCTCGGTGCAACACAGCCGCGCGTCGAACCAGTCGCGGATTCCGAGGTTGTCGAGGACCGGCTCGCAGAGGAACTCCTGACAGTGCGTGACCAATCCGACCGGAGCGTCGAGCTCCGCGACGAACGCGGCGTCCTCGTGGAGATAGGTCTGTTCGGCTCGCACCAGCGGATCCTCCTCGTCGTGGAACGCCTCCCAGAAGGATCCGGGGTCGACGCCCCACTCCTCGAGTTGCCGGTCCCGAGAGCCGGTCAGGCCGTTCCAGAGGATATCGGCCTCCCGGTCGGTGAACTTGCGGCCGAGCCGGTCGCCGACCCGGTCGAACACGTCGCGAGTGTAGGACCACTCGACGTCGACGAGCGTCCCGTCGAGGTCGAGCAGCCAGAAGTCGTACTCACGCTCGAGGTCCATCGGAGGAAAGTCTATGCGGTTCTCGAGTAAATGTTTATCGCCGTTCAGCGGGCGAAGTGGAGAGCCAGCCCCCGTGTACGGATCGGCTACCGGCTCAGCCGGACCTACCCCCGTCCCGAGTACTATCGAGGTGAAGCGAATTCGTATAAATAACCCATCGGATACCACCCCGAATATATAACCGGATAGTACGCCCTCCTACTGGCATGGTCGAGACGGATTCGGATTCCAGCGGTGATCACCGGCACAGCGGCCTCGAGGATGAAACCGTCATCGGGTCGAAGATGGGCGATGGCGGAGCGGCCGATCTCGACGAACTGTTACGGATACTGAGTCATCACCGCCGCCGGTGTATTCTCTACTGTCTGGATGCCGCGGACCATCGAGACGTAGAGACGCTCGCGAAACGCGTCGCGACCCGGTTGGAACGAACGGTCCCCGACGATCGTGATGAGGTCAGATACGACGACATCAAGCTCTCGCTCGTCCACGTCGACATCCCGATGTTGGAGGATGCGGACGTTATTTCCTACGATCAGCGACGCGGCGATCTGTGTCTCGACTGTCCGCCGACACGCATCGAACCCCTTCTCGAAACGTGTGCCGCACTCGACCCGTGTGCCGAGACGGACGACGGACGCGAGAGCGACGAGTTGGAAGCCGCATCGTCGTACGACCGGTGAACCGCCTCAAGGCCAAGTACTTAGAGAAACCGACGATCTCACGTCATCCAGAGAATCGTTGATTCTCGGACGGCCCCGAGGCGCTTGACCCATTTCGCCCGTATACCAATTCCCGGAGCCGTTACTCCGTCGTCGATCGAACTCGATCGGCGTACTCGGTCACGACCGGGTCGTCGGGCCGGAGCGAGTCGGTCCACGCCGCATTCGGATCGATATCGCCGTCGAGCAGGGCCGTTTCGGAAAGCGTCTCGCCGAGTCGATACCAGCGGTCCGGATCCTGCGCGCCCCACCCGTGCGTTCGGACGTGCAGCGTGAACTGTAACTGGTGTGCGGCGGTTTCGAACTTGAGGCGCTCGATGTCCCTATTGCGCTCGAGCGTCGCGTTTCGGTCGACCAGCACGTCGATCGCACGCTCCGGGTCCCGAGTCGCGGCGGCCCAGCCCCGGGCGGTCGCCCGCAGGAAGGATCGAACCGTCTTCGATCGTTCGGCCGCGAATTCGGGACCGGTGACGAGCGTCATCCCGTAGATATCCAGATACTCGCCGATCGGGAGTTCGTCGGGCGTCCGATCGCGTTCCCGGCCGATTTCGATCCCGTTGGTGACCACGCCGACCGCGGCGTCGACCGTCCCGTCGATCACCTTATGCTGGACGCGGTGGTGCGTATGCGGATCGACGTCGAGAAGGTCGACCTCGTCCCGGATGCCCGCGTTCTCGAGCAACTGGGCGGTGAGGATTCGCGTTTTCGTCGCGGAGGGCGCGACGGTCCGACCGGCGAGTTGCTCGGGTTCGGAGAGCGGTTCGCCGAAGACGTCCCGGAGGGTGTAGACGGCCGCCGGCGTCTTCTGGGTCACCGCGGCGACCGCGAGCGGGGCGAACCCCTCGCTCTGTTTTGCCAGCACGGCGCTCGCACCGGCGAGGGCGATATCCGCGTCGCCGCGGGCGGCGCGTTCGGCCGCGTACGGCGAGCCGTGGCCCTCGACGAACTGGATCTCGAGGCCCTCCTCGCGGTAGAACCCCTCCTCGCGGGCGAGGAAGTACGGCGACTGGAAGCCGTTCGGCTCCCAGTTGAGCTGGAACGAGACCGGTTCGGGAACGGTCACGCCTCCACCTCGAGGTCGGTCCGGAACAGTCCGTCGGGGAGGTCGTCGATGCCGAGCGCGTCCGCGCCCGCGACGGATCCGAGGTGGTCGAACAGGCGCTCCATCCCCTCGACGGTGGTCTCGTCCCAGTCCGGAACGACCATCTCGCGCCACCGGTCGCGGACGGCGCGGACGACCGCGGGGTCGCTCTCGTACATGAGTTGCTCGCCGATCTCATCCCAGAGCTCGTCGTCCCGCTGCAGCCGTTCGACGGCGTCCCGATAGGCACCTTGAAACCCACGGACTGCATCCGGATGCGCGTCGAGATACGCCTCGCTCGTCAGGAACGTCGAGACGGGGATCGGCCGATCGGCGTCGGCCTCGGTCCCGGCGTCGGCGAGGCGGTCCACGAGCCGCGACATCCGCAGCACCTCGCGGTAGGGACCGGTCTCGACGATCTCCGGGACGATCTGCCAGAACTGCAGGATCGCGTCGACCTCTCCGTCCTCGAGCAGCCGGGTGAGTTCGACCTTCGATCCGGCTTCGACCGGCGTGGCGGTTTCGTCGGGGTCGAAGCCGTGAAACTCCCGACAGGCCGCCCGGACGAGGATCCAGTTCTTGTCGAGGCGTCTGACGACGCCTATTCGGTGCCTGGAGAGATCCTCGAGTCCCTCGATCGGCGAGTCGGTCGGCGCGACCAGCCCGCTGACCGTCTGGCCGCAGGGGTGGAAGGCCACGATCGGCGCGCCCGCCGCGCGCTCGCGGGCCGTCGAGATGTAATCGATGTCGATCAGATCGGCGTCGCCCTCCTGGAGTTTCGCCTCGACGGTCTCGCGGCCCTCGTCGAGTTCGTCGGAGACGAGCTGCAGATCGAGGTGGAAGCCGTGGTCGTGGTCGTAGCCGAACCGCTTGATCGTGTACAGCATATACCGCGGGCTGCCGTTGTGTTCGAATCGTGCACGCAGGACGGGTCGATCGCCCGGGTCGCCCTGGAACTCGTCGATCGCGGCCTGCTGGGAACTGATGTCGATGGTTGTCATGGCTGGAGTCTGGTGGGATGCGTGCTGGCGTCTCGAAACGCAGTTACAGCGGCGCGACGATGTCGTCGATCGCCGCGCTCTCGTCGATCAACCCGCGGGACTGCATCCAGTCGAGGTGGTCGTCGAGTTCCTCGCGGTCGACGGGGTCGGGAACCTCGTACCGCGGCACGGTGAGCTCCTGGCGGACCGCGTCGACGTCGACGTCGTCGAACAGCTCGGGTGCGACCGCCGCATCGGCTTCGAGCAGTTCCAGATACGTGCCGCGGAACGCGTCGGGCTCGGCGTTGATCTCGTCGACCGCGCGGCCGTAGGCGCGGAGGAACGCCTCGAGTAC
This portion of the Natrinema salinisoli genome encodes:
- the uppS gene encoding polyprenyl diphosphate synthase — its product is MKRWLRQRVDAAYERLLSREISGAPTHVAVIQDGNRRYARRQGDDAHDGHRAGAQTTERVLEWCQDIGVEELTLYAFSTENFERPEEENEALFDLLCEKLREFAEADRVHENEVCIRAIGETDMLPERVQDAVDYAERQTRGYDRFVLNIALAYGGRSRLLNATRSVADGVADGDLEPDDIGVEEIERRLYDQPVRDVDLIIRTGGDERTSNFLPWHANGNEAAVFFCTPYWPEFSKADFLRGIRTYEYREESWRRTRARRALALLGAISEPELAEARSVVDRFRDSLPTAERPDAEELETGDSSGRAAD
- a CDS encoding DUF5778 family protein, which codes for MADTNSDALDEDLYQRTKALLEPGDIALNGAVVHTDYDGQEDVKMMQATIDVGDVIAEHSGHDPTDCYVYSGNDDPDFSSNQHQGLTLEDEEFVWECQQLLREGSFDIVIYYEASADHEAILEDIRELGFDVTGVEGED
- a CDS encoding Lrp/AsnC family transcriptional regulator — its product is MSTDVDLTERERAVVNAFQGGFPVVERPFEPAATAMRDRGVDIDASELLEIVRDLDERGVLSRFGSLVNAQEIGGAATLVAMHAPDDRFDEIVDQVNDHREVAHNYEREHPHLNVWFVVSVAEEDRVEEVLAEIEAETGQETYNLPKRQEFRVEAKFYVDGPFDGDGDVDAAGIDCTELGPDVTPTDESALSPAERDLVLEIQDGFPLTETPYADIAEAIGQDVQWVLETIARFDREGKIRRIGVVPNHYALGYTENGMTVWNVPDEVVPQVGPDVASLPFVTHCYRRPRHEGVWPYNFFAMTHGRSEEESQRRIEQVRDTMSEHWDVADGDWDSLFSTQILKKTGIRMAARADANTRER
- a CDS encoding precorrin-2 dehydrogenase/sirohydrochlorin ferrochelatase family protein is translated as MIPLLHDFTDATVLVVGGGPVGARKARRFAREAQVVVVSPAFADRDFDEAELIRAAPTADEIPAWLERTTPALVVAATDDEAINEAVADAARERGVLVNRADRSGEREVDSVVVPATVREDPVTVAVATGGTAPALSKYLRQELEGTLDGAGEMARVCAGLREELKARDVAVDRRREIVTDVVNSPDVWTALRTGTSNCPQVIEDVLGEELATEGDRP
- the hemA gene encoding glutamyl-tRNA reductase, with product MSTGVVTAGRVTHRSGNVDQLAAVSPESQDAAVAALLTVPDIEEAYVLSTCNRVEAYVVGSDHAVGRAALEEFFAGIDDEAIVTTDHDESLRHLLRVAAGLESVILGEDQIIGQVRTAYEDARDADGIGSMLESAVTKAIHVGERARTETEINEGVVSLGSAATRRVAKEIDLEGAFSLVVGAGEMGQLAARSLAAAGVDELVVANRTVAHAEHLIDDITDETDVTATAAPLEALDTVATRADVVVAATGSEEPVLERRHFADGDATGAEPEQVVVDLGQPRDVAPAATALPSVCVFDLDDLESITDETREQRADAAREVEAIIDREFDLLCEQYKRARADEAIAAMYESAERIKEREVDTALSHFDGEVTEDQREVVESMADSLVNQLLAPPTKSLREAAAEDDWSTIHTALQLFNPEFDADDGAFAPPTAVTGANGEAGIGATDDD
- a CDS encoding glutathione S-transferase N-terminal domain-containing protein, producing MLELYQAESCPHSADVRQKLTDLGVSYVIHNPRRPGNEGGDVRNDWTHEAMIDLGGEDAIPFLVDTDREESLYESDEIVDYLEEHYG
- a CDS encoding HAD family hydrolase encodes the protein MDLEREYDFWLLDLDGTLVDVEWSYTRDVFDRVGDRLGRKFTDREADILWNGLTGSRDRQLEEWGVDPGSFWEAFHDEEDPLVRAEQTYLHEDAAFVAELDAPVGLVTHCQEFLCEPVLDNLGIRDWFDARLCCTEETGWKPDPGPVQRVMTDLGVAHNGHLGVLAGDGANDVGAAWNAGLDAIHVERVGHERRGQCVLGDYRVRSFDELY
- a CDS encoding DUF7344 domain-containing protein, whose protein sequence is MVETDSDSSGDHRHSGLEDETVIGSKMGDGGAADLDELLRILSHHRRRCILYCLDAADHRDVETLAKRVATRLERTVPDDRDEVRYDDIKLSLVHVDIPMLEDADVISYDQRRGDLCLDCPPTRIEPLLETCAALDPCAETDDGRESDELEAASSYDR
- a CDS encoding ABC transporter substrate-binding protein produces the protein MTVPEPVSFQLNWEPNGFQSPYFLAREEGFYREEGLEIQFVEGHGSPYAAERAARGDADIALAGASAVLAKQSEGFAPLAVAAVTQKTPAAVYTLRDVFGEPLSEPEQLAGRTVAPSATKTRILTAQLLENAGIRDEVDLLDVDPHTHHRVQHKVIDGTVDAAVGVVTNGIEIGRERDRTPDELPIGEYLDIYGMTLVTGPEFAAERSKTVRSFLRATARGWAAATRDPERAIDVLVDRNATLERNRDIERLKFETAAHQLQFTLHVRTHGWGAQDPDRWYRLGETLSETALLDGDIDPNAAWTDSLRPDDPVVTEYADRVRSTTE
- a CDS encoding ABC transporter substrate-binding protein, with the protein product MTTIDISSQQAAIDEFQGDPGDRPVLRARFEHNGSPRYMLYTIKRFGYDHDHGFHLDLQLVSDELDEGRETVEAKLQEGDADLIDIDYISTARERAAGAPIVAFHPCGQTVSGLVAPTDSPIEGLEDLSRHRIGVVRRLDKNWILVRAACREFHGFDPDETATPVEAGSKVELTRLLEDGEVDAILQFWQIVPEIVETGPYREVLRMSRLVDRLADAGTEADADRPIPVSTFLTSEAYLDAHPDAVRGFQGAYRDAVERLQRDDELWDEIGEQLMYESDPAVVRAVRDRWREMVVPDWDETTVEGMERLFDHLGSVAGADALGIDDLPDGLFRTDLEVEA